In Aristaeella hokkaidonensis, the following are encoded in one genomic region:
- a CDS encoding NAD(P)/FAD-dependent oxidoreductase, producing MKTMSDILIIGAGITGCCVARELAAYHASVLVLEKESDLAEGATKANSGIVHAGYDAVPGSLKAYYNVRGASMYSGLCASLGLPYKQCGALVIGMNDQDRETIEKLRLRGEKNGVSGLRILEHDELLSLEPELNPAVICALYVPSSAIISPYETAFAIADHAALNGVSFRFNENVEAVHVQPDGLFRVLTSSDEYLCRVLVNCAGSYGAQIHNQLSDTKLDMIHRRGQYYLLDRMDHPPFTHTIFQCPSSMGKGVLVSPTVHGNTLLGPTAEDIVDPMDTATTSEGLSEVLRKAALTWPNISVRSNITNFSGVRAHLATDDFIVGPCDSCPGYYEAIGIESPGLSSAPAIAQDLAGMIADQLNLSAKSDMVPCSVLPVPFRDMNTEEREKAVAADPAWGNIICRCETVTEAEIRAAIRRPVGARTIDGVKRRTRAGMGRCQGGFCMPRVADIIAEETGVSLPDVKKGSGDSFILAGSVESFLKGDTAYDRSEY from the coding sequence ATGAAAACGATGTCAGATATACTGATTATTGGCGCCGGCATCACAGGCTGCTGTGTTGCCAGAGAACTTGCTGCTTATCATGCTTCCGTTCTCGTACTGGAAAAGGAAAGCGATCTTGCCGAAGGCGCAACCAAAGCAAACAGCGGCATTGTCCACGCCGGTTATGATGCCGTGCCCGGAAGCCTGAAAGCATATTATAACGTACGCGGTGCATCCATGTATTCCGGCCTGTGTGCCTCTCTTGGTCTTCCTTACAAACAGTGCGGAGCCCTGGTTATCGGCATGAATGATCAGGATCGGGAAACCATTGAAAAGCTCAGGCTGCGCGGTGAAAAAAACGGAGTCTCCGGGCTCAGGATTCTGGAACATGACGAGCTTCTTTCCCTGGAACCGGAGCTCAATCCCGCGGTTATATGTGCACTTTACGTTCCATCCAGTGCGATCATCAGTCCGTATGAAACCGCCTTTGCAATTGCGGATCATGCCGCATTGAACGGCGTCTCTTTTCGTTTCAATGAAAACGTCGAAGCAGTTCATGTTCAGCCGGATGGACTGTTCCGTGTTCTGACTTCTTCAGATGAATACCTTTGCCGTGTTCTGGTCAATTGTGCCGGTTCTTACGGTGCGCAGATACATAATCAGCTCTCGGATACAAAGCTGGATATGATTCACCGGCGCGGACAGTATTACCTTCTGGACCGTATGGATCACCCGCCTTTTACACACACGATCTTTCAATGCCCGTCATCCATGGGAAAAGGAGTACTTGTCAGCCCTACTGTTCACGGAAACACCCTTCTCGGGCCGACGGCAGAAGATATTGTCGATCCGATGGACACAGCCACCACTTCGGAAGGTCTGTCAGAAGTTTTGCGTAAAGCAGCTCTTACCTGGCCGAATATATCAGTACGATCCAATATAACCAATTTCAGCGGAGTACGTGCACATCTTGCCACAGATGATTTTATCGTCGGTCCCTGTGACTCCTGTCCGGGATACTATGAAGCTATCGGGATTGAGAGTCCTGGCCTTTCTTCTGCGCCGGCAATTGCTCAGGATCTGGCAGGGATGATCGCTGATCAGCTGAACCTTTCGGCAAAGTCTGATATGGTTCCCTGCAGCGTTTTGCCCGTTCCTTTCCGTGATATGAATACAGAAGAAAGAGAAAAGGCCGTAGCAGCAGATCCTGCCTGGGGCAATATCATCTGCCGCTGTGAAACGGTCACCGAAGCCGAGATACGCGCCGCCATTCGCCGCCCTGTCGGCGCCCGCACAATCGACGGCGTCAAGCGTCGCACCCGTGCAGGCATGGGAAGATGTCAGGGAGGTTTCTGCATGCCCCGCGTAGCTGATATCATCGCTGAAGAAACTGGTGTCTCTTTACCCGATGTAAAGAAAGGCAGCGGAGACAGTTTCATTCTGGCAGGTTCTGTTGAATCCTTCCTGAAAGGAGATACAGCTTATGACAGATCGGAATATTGA
- a CDS encoding 1-phosphofructokinase family hexose kinase produces MITSICLNPCFDKTVNVESLQIGQVNRIRDARVDLGGKGINVAVVAGRLGLDVQCIGIMGENGAPELTAMMDREGLRHHFLTVPGHVRTNMKVYSLDGQGVTELNEPGTPLTSEMIRNFTELAEQATAESDMIVLTGSLPPGCPEGTYRDLMTALKGKKCILDTEGKELELAAKGAHPFLIKPNLREMEATLGIELRTMRAIRDAALLFIKLGVQHSVVSMGAIGAMYISADKTLFAPALRVETKSTVGAGDAMIGGMLLGYEIEKDMAKAFRYGIAAGAASVMTEGTQLIIRSDFEMLLDQVKVQEV; encoded by the coding sequence ATGATAACATCAATTTGTCTGAATCCCTGTTTTGACAAAACTGTCAATGTTGAGAGCCTTCAGATCGGTCAGGTGAACAGAATCCGGGATGCCCGTGTTGATCTGGGAGGCAAGGGAATCAACGTAGCCGTTGTTGCCGGTCGGCTTGGCCTCGACGTGCAGTGTATCGGCATTATGGGAGAAAACGGTGCACCTGAACTGACCGCCATGATGGACAGAGAGGGACTGCGGCACCATTTCCTGACAGTGCCTGGACATGTCAGAACCAATATGAAGGTTTACAGCCTTGATGGCCAGGGAGTGACTGAACTGAATGAACCGGGTACACCTCTGACTTCTGAAATGATCCGTAACTTTACGGAGCTGGCGGAACAGGCTACCGCTGAAAGCGATATGATCGTATTGACAGGCAGCCTTCCTCCGGGCTGCCCCGAAGGAACATACAGGGATCTGATGACGGCCCTGAAGGGTAAAAAATGTATTCTTGATACTGAAGGAAAAGAACTGGAACTCGCTGCAAAAGGAGCCCATCCTTTTCTGATCAAGCCTAATCTGCGGGAGATGGAAGCAACGCTTGGGATTGAACTGAGAACTATGAGGGCAATTCGTGACGCGGCACTTCTGTTTATAAAGCTTGGGGTACAGCATTCAGTGGTATCAATGGGTGCTATCGGCGCCATGTATATTTCTGCAGATAAAACACTTTTTGCCCCGGCACTCCGGGTTGAAACAAAATCCACTGTCGGTGCCGGAGACGCAATGATCGGCGGTATGCTTCTCGGATATGAAATAGAGAAAGATATGGCCAAAGCATTCCGGTACGGTATTGCGGCAGGAGCAGCCAGTGTCATGACAGAAGGAACGCAGTTAATTATAAGATCTGATTTTGAAATGCTGCTTGATCAGGTTAAGGTACAGGAAGTGTAA
- a CDS encoding GNAT family N-acetyltransferase yields MLFRRNRVEYSDGVIDLIPIHIGVLNRELALGHEQIWKITIHDQKQEIGQISYRDGEGRNVYYFGHIGYHIDPLYRGKHYAYRACRLLAREIRLSGKSSVVITCDPDNEASRKTCIKLGCFFERIADVPEDIYSRFEISHTKCRYIWHVESTDER; encoded by the coding sequence ATGTTATTTCGGCGCAACCGGGTTGAATATTCAGACGGTGTGATCGATCTGATCCCAATCCATATCGGTGTACTGAACAGGGAGCTTGCTCTGGGACACGAACAGATCTGGAAGATTACAATTCATGATCAGAAACAGGAAATCGGACAGATCAGCTATCGTGACGGAGAGGGAAGAAATGTATATTATTTCGGACATATCGGATATCACATTGATCCGCTGTACCGTGGAAAGCATTATGCATACAGAGCATGCAGGCTTCTGGCCAGGGAGATAAGGCTGTCGGGGAAAAGTTCTGTTGTCATTACCTGCGATCCGGATAATGAGGCAAGCCGGAAAACCTGTATAAAACTCGGATGTTTCTTTGAAAGAATAGCGGATGTCCCGGAAGACATATACAGCAGATTTGAGATCAGCCATACCAAATGCCGGTATATCTGGCATGTTGAATCAACGGATGAAAGATGA
- a CDS encoding alpha/beta fold hydrolase, translating into MKEIIKNTEIHYRLEGNGENRVMLLHGWGCDMKMMAPVAEALMKTHRVLLVDFPGHGESGRPPEPWGVPEYAACLKELLKRLGFFPCSVIAHSFGCRITAWLAAEEPQLFDRIVFTGAAGIRPKQTEAAQKRNAEYKKLKKQCERLRHIPFLRAAADKFEKKLREKYGSRDYNALDDEMKKTFVKVINLDLTDLYEKFNASTLLIWGDSDTETPLWMGKEMEKRIPDAGLVVFEGGTHFAYLEQLQRFNTIVCQFLKGA; encoded by the coding sequence ATGAAAGAGATCATTAAAAACACGGAAATCCATTACAGGCTTGAAGGAAACGGTGAAAACAGAGTCATGCTTCTCCACGGCTGGGGCTGTGATATGAAAATGATGGCTCCTGTTGCAGAGGCACTGATGAAGACGCATCGGGTCCTTCTCGTGGATTTTCCCGGGCATGGTGAAAGCGGCAGGCCTCCGGAACCATGGGGCGTACCGGAATACGCTGCCTGTCTGAAGGAACTATTGAAACGGCTTGGGTTTTTCCCCTGTTCAGTCATAGCGCACAGCTTTGGATGCAGAATCACCGCCTGGCTGGCTGCGGAAGAGCCACAACTCTTTGACCGGATTGTTTTTACAGGTGCTGCGGGCATCAGACCAAAACAGACAGAAGCAGCTCAAAAACGCAACGCGGAATACAAAAAGCTGAAAAAACAATGCGAAAGACTCAGACATATCCCTTTCCTCAGGGCGGCTGCTGATAAATTTGAGAAAAAACTCAGGGAAAAGTACGGAAGCCGTGATTACAACGCGCTGGATGATGAAATGAAAAAAACGTTCGTGAAGGTTATTAATCTTGACCTCACGGACCTTTACGAAAAATTCAACGCAAGCACACTGCTCATCTGGGGCGATTCCGATACGGAAACACCGCTCTGGATGGGAAAAGAAATGGAAAAACGAATTCCGGATGCCGGCCTTGTTGTCTTTGAAGGCGGTACACATTTTGCTTATCTGGAACAGCTGCAGCGATTCAATACAATCGTGTGTCAGTTCCTGAAGGGAGCTTAA
- a CDS encoding Mur ligase family protein, whose amino-acid sequence MFLSILLCMGIAAGCLLAGRILLHYFQLESYQFPGYFRTVRRNLLKSMLPGICMMILLAVSIQLISLNLTDSSRQWYLYLAETIILIAGGYFIGKSFSEKKAKKAFVITPRVKRLYATSFIVLSLLTFLLMLWVRSKETRVASALILVFPALLPGLIALCGLLAWPLEKIISELYFRDAQRILKERDDLLRIGITGSWGKTSVKFILGTILGEKYQTLVTPASYNTPMGVTKVIRSRLEAGHRIFIAEMGARHVGDIKEMCRLVHPQIGILTSVGPQHLDTFRTLERITKTKYELIDALPADGKAFFADDDGICRKLYNQTEKRKYISGLDSNKDDVWAEEIAYSPEGSSFLLCTADRKIPCCTQLLGELNIRNILLCASVALDLGLTMEQISRGIRKINPIEHRLQLIRHPGGLNVIDDAFNSNIRGARQAFDVLKQFPKQRIVVTPGMVELGERENEMNREFGQAMADCCDIAILVGKKRSEAIRNGLQEKGFPEAAVRIVSSLTEATEILKEISGAGDTVLFENDLPDNYTE is encoded by the coding sequence ATGTTTTTATCTATCCTTCTGTGCATGGGAATTGCTGCCGGATGCCTGCTGGCAGGCAGAATTCTTCTGCATTATTTTCAGCTGGAAAGCTATCAGTTTCCGGGATATTTCCGTACCGTCAGGCGGAATCTTCTCAAGTCGATGCTGCCGGGAATATGCATGATGATTCTCCTGGCTGTTTCAATACAACTGATCTCGCTGAATCTGACCGATAGCAGCAGACAATGGTACCTGTATCTGGCAGAGACCATAATTCTGATTGCTGGCGGATACTTTATCGGAAAAAGCTTCTCAGAGAAAAAGGCTAAGAAAGCATTTGTGATCACACCTCGTGTAAAACGGCTTTATGCAACGTCTTTTATCGTTCTTTCTTTGCTGACCTTCCTTCTGATGCTCTGGGTGAGAAGCAAGGAAACGAGAGTTGCAAGCGCTCTCATTCTTGTTTTTCCCGCACTGCTTCCGGGGCTGATCGCATTATGCGGTCTGCTTGCATGGCCGCTGGAAAAGATTATCAGTGAACTTTATTTCAGGGATGCGCAGAGGATCCTGAAAGAGCGTGATGATCTGCTCAGAATCGGTATCACAGGGAGCTGGGGAAAAACAAGCGTTAAATTCATCCTTGGAACAATCCTCGGTGAAAAATATCAGACACTGGTGACACCCGCCAGCTATAACACTCCGATGGGTGTGACAAAAGTTATACGTTCAAGGCTTGAAGCGGGGCACCGTATTTTTATCGCAGAAATGGGGGCCCGGCATGTAGGCGATATTAAGGAAATGTGCAGGCTGGTCCATCCACAGATCGGCATCCTGACCTCCGTGGGTCCGCAGCATCTGGATACGTTCAGGACACTGGAAAGAATTACAAAAACAAAATACGAACTGATTGATGCACTGCCGGCAGACGGAAAAGCGTTTTTTGCTGATGACGACGGAATATGCAGAAAGCTGTATAATCAGACAGAAAAACGGAAATACATCTCCGGTCTTGACAGTAATAAAGATGACGTGTGGGCTGAAGAAATAGCCTATTCACCGGAAGGCAGCAGTTTTCTGCTCTGTACAGCGGACCGGAAAATTCCGTGCTGTACGCAGCTGCTGGGAGAACTGAATATACGGAATATTCTGCTGTGCGCATCTGTTGCGTTGGACCTCGGATTAACAATGGAGCAGATATCCCGGGGGATCAGGAAAATCAATCCTATTGAACACCGGCTTCAGCTGATCAGGCATCCCGGCGGACTGAATGTCATTGACGATGCCTTCAACAGCAATATACGCGGAGCCAGGCAGGCTTTTGATGTTCTGAAGCAGTTTCCGAAACAGCGGATTGTTGTTACTCCGGGAATGGTTGAACTTGGAGAACGCGAGAATGAAATGAACCGTGAGTTCGGGCAGGCTATGGCTGATTGCTGCGATATTGCAATTCTTGTGGGTAAAAAGCGAAGTGAAGCGATCCGGAACGGACTTCAGGAAAAAGGATTTCCGGAGGCAGCTGTCAGAATTGTCTCAAGTCTGACAGAAGCAACGGAAATATTGAAAGAAATATCCGGAGCAGGGGATACGGTTCTGTTTGAGAATGATCTCCCTGATAATTATACAGAATGA
- a CDS encoding D-alanine--D-alanine ligase family protein: MKKQIGVIFGSRSCEREVAIISAVQLMRHADREKYEIIPVYISDDGNWYTGDKLTDIQAYKPFRPDQKGIIRVFPDLSSGSGALLTIRKNTGLFAREKTEIVARIDAYIIVMHGLNGEDGTLQGLMELINVPYTSTGVAGSALGMDKIMMKQFFQGAGLPVLPGLSFTRSEFSGERGAVLNKVEEELGFPVFVKPANLGSSIGVSRADDTESLADSLELAFEYDRRVLVEKGLDKPIELNCSVMGYDDIVEASPIEMPLNNDEFLDFKDKYLASGGSKGMASLHRVLPAPIEDELKNEIQEMSRTIFRMLDCKGVVRIDYMFDKHSEKLYITEINTIPGSLAFYLWENAGIPYSALIDRMINFAEKAHADKNQSNYAYSSDILKNVSLGSKGAKGCKGMKYSK; the protein is encoded by the coding sequence ATGAAAAAGCAGATCGGTGTGATTTTCGGAAGCAGAAGCTGTGAACGTGAGGTGGCCATTATCAGTGCAGTTCAGCTTATGCGGCATGCCGACAGGGAAAAATATGAAATTATCCCGGTCTACATCAGTGATGACGGAAACTGGTATACAGGTGATAAACTGACAGATATTCAGGCTTATAAACCTTTTCGCCCTGATCAGAAAGGAATCATCCGGGTTTTTCCCGATCTGTCCTCGGGATCGGGAGCACTGCTCACTATCAGGAAAAATACAGGATTGTTTGCAAGGGAAAAAACGGAGATCGTTGCGCGTATAGATGCATATATTATTGTAATGCATGGGCTGAACGGAGAAGACGGCACACTGCAGGGACTGATGGAACTGATCAATGTTCCTTATACTTCCACAGGCGTTGCGGGAAGCGCGCTGGGAATGGACAAGATCATGATGAAGCAGTTCTTTCAGGGCGCCGGGCTGCCTGTTCTGCCGGGCCTGAGTTTCACACGCAGTGAATTTTCCGGGGAACGTGGAGCTGTTTTGAACAAAGTTGAAGAGGAGCTCGGCTTTCCGGTTTTTGTGAAACCGGCAAATCTGGGATCAAGTATCGGCGTAAGCAGAGCGGATGATACAGAATCGCTGGCTGACAGCCTTGAGCTTGCATTTGAGTACGACAGACGGGTACTCGTTGAAAAAGGCCTTGATAAACCCATTGAACTCAACTGCAGTGTAATGGGATATGATGATATTGTAGAGGCTTCTCCGATAGAAATGCCCCTGAACAATGATGAATTTCTTGATTTCAAGGACAAATATCTTGCATCAGGCGGAAGTAAGGGCATGGCGAGCCTGCACAGAGTGCTTCCTGCGCCCATCGAGGATGAACTGAAAAATGAAATCCAGGAAATGAGCCGGACCATTTTCCGTATGCTGGATTGCAAAGGTGTGGTACGGATCGACTATATGTTTGATAAACACAGCGAGAAACTGTATATAACGGAGATTAATACAATTCCGGGCAGTCTGGCGTTTTATCTGTGGGAAAATGCAGGTATACCTTACAGCGCACTGATTGACAGGATGATAAATTTTGCGGAAAAAGCACATGCTGACAAAAACCAATCCAATTATGCCTATTCGAGTGACATTCTGAAAAATGTTTCCCTGGGATCTAAAGGCGCCAAAGGATGCAAAGGAATGAAATACTCTAAGTGA
- the dxs gene encoding 1-deoxy-D-xylulose-5-phosphate synthase, which yields MLEKIKSPRDLDGMSYEQLEQLAGEIRKSLISTVSSNGGHLASNLGVVELTLALHRVFHMPEDKVVFDVGHQSYIHKIITGRYDRFSTLRSYGGLSGFPKRCESPYDCFETGHASTAISAALGMARARDYQNEHYDVIAVVGDGALTGGMCYEALNDAGNSKTNMIVVLNDNEMSIAPNVGALSQYLTRLRISAGWQSAKQHVRHLNQIPVIGKPLYRVIHGIKKVLRSLVVRDNETGFFEALGFEYYGPINGHDIEEMEKAFRQARYRKGPCVIQVLTKKGYGYDKAEERPEAFHGTPPFYVETGYRIDKPQSPSWGHIMADTLADLSENDKRIVAITAAMKLGTGLDHFAERFPDRLIDVGIAEEHAATMAAGLAAGGMRPYVAVYASFFQRCYDQMIHDVCMQNLPVVFLLDRSGIGGEDGQTHHGLFDFSMTIPVPGMTVLAPSSSQELISMLRWSIGQNGPCVIRYPKSIKPVQQQKTDRPFEAGKWLELKAGMDVILLAVGSMVPKAMDTACILEQHGISTCVMNCSTVKPLDEEYLASMPQNVQVYTMEEHMLAGGFGEYVSRYCLDMGYNVPAFCYAVRDCYIQHGDHERLIRDAKLDAESLAEDIYRKMKGENAGGR from the coding sequence ATGCTGGAAAAAATAAAATCTCCGCGCGATCTGGATGGAATGAGCTATGAACAGCTGGAACAGCTTGCTGGGGAGATCCGGAAATCACTGATTTCCACTGTTTCCTCCAACGGCGGTCATCTGGCGTCCAATCTCGGTGTGGTAGAGCTTACGCTGGCGCTGCACCGTGTGTTTCATATGCCTGAAGATAAAGTTGTTTTTGACGTGGGACACCAGAGCTACATACACAAGATAATCACAGGCCGGTATGACCGGTTTTCAACACTTCGTTCTTACGGAGGATTGTCAGGATTCCCCAAAAGATGTGAAAGTCCGTATGATTGTTTTGAAACAGGACACGCAAGCACGGCCATTTCTGCCGCACTTGGTATGGCGAGAGCGAGGGATTATCAGAACGAGCATTATGATGTGATTGCTGTTGTAGGTGACGGAGCGCTTACAGGCGGCATGTGCTACGAAGCGCTGAATGATGCCGGAAACAGCAAAACGAATATGATTGTTGTGCTGAATGATAATGAAATGAGCATCGCACCTAACGTCGGCGCACTTTCTCAGTACCTTACGCGCCTCCGGATCAGTGCGGGCTGGCAAAGCGCCAAACAGCATGTACGGCACCTTAATCAGATTCCTGTTATCGGTAAACCGCTGTACAGGGTTATTCACGGCATTAAGAAAGTGCTCCGTTCACTGGTTGTCAGAGACAATGAAACCGGATTTTTTGAGGCGCTCGGGTTTGAGTATTACGGTCCGATCAACGGACACGATATAGAAGAAATGGAGAAGGCTTTCCGGCAGGCCAGATACAGAAAAGGCCCCTGTGTTATACAGGTCCTGACAAAAAAAGGGTATGGATACGATAAGGCAGAAGAGCGTCCGGAGGCTTTTCACGGCACTCCGCCGTTCTATGTTGAAACCGGGTATCGGATAGATAAGCCGCAGTCTCCGTCCTGGGGACATATCATGGCGGATACATTGGCTGACCTGTCTGAAAATGATAAGAGAATTGTTGCCATCACCGCAGCCATGAAGCTCGGTACGGGCCTTGATCATTTTGCGGAACGTTTCCCTGACCGCCTCATTGATGTGGGAATTGCAGAGGAACATGCGGCGACAATGGCAGCCGGTCTGGCAGCAGGCGGTATGAGACCGTATGTTGCGGTTTATGCAAGCTTTTTCCAGCGGTGCTACGATCAGATGATTCATGATGTATGTATGCAGAATCTGCCTGTGGTATTCCTGTTGGACAGAAGCGGTATCGGCGGGGAAGACGGGCAGACACATCACGGTTTGTTTGATTTTTCCATGACGATACCGGTTCCCGGCATGACAGTTCTGGCTCCGTCATCTTCACAGGAACTGATCAGTATGCTGCGGTGGAGCATCGGGCAGAACGGTCCATGTGTTATTCGTTATCCGAAATCGATCAAACCGGTTCAGCAACAGAAAACAGACCGCCCCTTTGAAGCCGGAAAATGGCTGGAACTGAAGGCGGGCATGGATGTGATCCTGCTGGCGGTTGGATCCATGGTTCCGAAGGCAATGGATACTGCATGCATCCTTGAACAGCATGGAATCAGCACCTGCGTTATGAACTGTTCAACTGTGAAACCTCTGGACGAAGAATATCTTGCTTCCATGCCTCAGAATGTGCAGGTGTATACCATGGAAGAACACATGCTGGCAGGAGGATTCGGAGAATATGTAAGCAGATACTGTCTGGACATGGGTTACAATGTTCCCGCTTTCTGTTATGCAGTCAGGGACTGCTATATTCAGCATGGAGATCATGAGAGACTGATCAGGGATGCAAAACTGGATGCGGAATCACTTGCGGAAGACATATACCGCAAAATGAAGGGAGAAAACGCCGGTGGCCGATAA
- a CDS encoding TlyA family RNA methyltransferase produces MADKIRADIALVQQHLCESRERAQAAIMEGRVFVGERRINKASESIGSQEILSLKSSENEYVSRGALKLEKAVRVFDADLKDRVIMDIGSSTGGFTDVCLRNGARIVYSIDVGYGQLDWKLRNDPRVTVMERTNARFLESGMFSDKPEITVMDVSFISIRLILPAAAEIMGDQGVFYTLIKPQFEAGRENVGKNGVVRDPEIHRSVISNIVAFTEQMGWCTVNLDYSPITGPKGNIEFLAEIRKQDGNRMSITSDKIHAVVNEAHESMIHS; encoded by the coding sequence GTGGCCGATAAAATCAGAGCGGATATAGCGCTGGTACAGCAGCATCTGTGTGAAAGCAGGGAACGGGCACAGGCCGCAATCATGGAGGGCCGCGTTTTTGTCGGGGAAAGAAGAATCAACAAGGCATCCGAAAGCATTGGAAGCCAGGAAATTCTTTCTCTGAAATCTTCTGAAAACGAATATGTCAGCAGGGGCGCACTGAAACTGGAGAAGGCTGTGCGTGTGTTTGACGCAGACCTGAAAGACCGGGTGATTATGGACATCGGATCGAGTACAGGAGGCTTTACCGATGTCTGTCTTCGGAACGGCGCAAGGATTGTTTATTCAATTGACGTAGGATACGGGCAGCTTGACTGGAAACTGCGTAATGACCCGCGGGTCACCGTAATGGAAAGAACAAATGCAAGGTTTCTGGAAAGCGGCATGTTTTCGGATAAACCCGAGATAACAGTGATGGATGTCAGCTTTATCTCAATCCGTCTGATCCTGCCGGCAGCTGCAGAAATCATGGGAGATCAGGGTGTATTTTATACGCTGATCAAACCCCAGTTTGAAGCAGGCAGGGAGAATGTGGGTAAAAACGGAGTGGTACGCGATCCTGAGATACACAGGAGTGTTATTTCTAATATAGTTGCTTTTACTGAACAGATGGGATGGTGCACGGTTAACCTGGATTATTCACCCATTACCGGGCCGAAAGGCAATATAGAATTCCTGGCTGAGATCAGAAAACAGGACGGAAACAGAATGAGTATCACTTCTGATAAAATCCATGCTGTTGTGAACGAGGCTCACGAAAGCATGATCCATTCATAA
- a CDS encoding RluA family pseudouridine synthase — protein sequence MIPVLYTDKEFLVCSKPVGTLSESPGLPDMLQEQLGCRFFPVHRLDQGTGGVCVLAASAYACTGLQKLFQEGQVGKEYLAVISGKPVEQNGSFRDYLYHDKRSNKTYVVKQKRKGVKEALCDWHIIGTAVFNDQPLTLVRVSLHTGRTHQIRVQFASRGFPLVGDRKYGSRIKASSPALWAYSLSFPHPRNTEKQVAVSSLPDEAFPWMLFDLSAL from the coding sequence ATGATTCCGGTTCTGTATACTGACAAAGAATTTTTAGTCTGCAGCAAACCCGTCGGTACGCTGTCCGAATCTCCAGGACTGCCCGATATGCTTCAGGAGCAGCTGGGCTGCAGATTTTTTCCTGTTCACCGCCTCGACCAGGGCACCGGAGGCGTATGTGTGCTTGCTGCTTCCGCTTATGCATGTACAGGGCTTCAGAAGCTTTTCCAGGAAGGACAAGTGGGGAAAGAATACCTTGCGGTGATATCCGGAAAGCCGGTAGAACAAAACGGATCTTTCCGGGATTATCTCTATCACGATAAAAGATCCAATAAAACCTATGTTGTCAAGCAAAAAAGAAAAGGTGTGAAAGAAGCTCTTTGTGACTGGCATATTATCGGTACAGCTGTCTTCAATGATCAGCCTCTGACCCTTGTACGTGTATCGCTGCACACAGGACGCACTCATCAGATCCGTGTACAGTTTGCCTCCCGCGGCTTCCCGCTCGTGGGGGACCGGAAGTACGGCAGCCGTATCAAAGCATCCTCACCGGCATTATGGGCATACAGCCTGTCTTTTCCGCATCCGCGGAATACAGAGAAGCAGGTGGCTGTTTCCTCTCTTCCTGACGAAGCGTTCCCCTGGATGCTTTTTGATTTGTCTGCTTTATGA
- a CDS encoding NAD(+)/NADH kinase has translation MSNPAGGKKQMLKAAGLILNVENQDAVKYAEKASAFFHRHHILTFNPQTEECQIKPDLIVTFGGDGTLLIGARYAMEYDIPLLGINLGTVGFLTEEDPKHLEEALTAIINGQYHVEYRSLLHVVNNRTGDEYYALNDAVITRGGYARLIRVDVTVDRKEYCTFTADGIIVATPTGSTGYSLSAGGPIVEPGMNCMIITPVCPHSMQHCPCIVSEKADIRLLLKPEREQTAELQIDGQNMGSLSAGDTVHVTGTDRKISLIRLHPYDFFGLTRRKLSEWGS, from the coding sequence TTGTCAAATCCTGCGGGAGGAAAGAAGCAAATGCTGAAAGCAGCCGGACTGATTCTGAATGTGGAAAACCAGGATGCGGTGAAATATGCTGAGAAAGCTTCCGCTTTTTTTCATCGTCATCATATTCTGACGTTTAATCCTCAGACGGAAGAGTGTCAGATTAAACCGGATCTGATCGTTACCTTTGGCGGCGACGGTACGCTGCTGATCGGAGCAAGGTATGCCATGGAATATGATATTCCTTTACTTGGCATTAATCTCGGGACAGTCGGCTTTCTTACCGAAGAAGATCCGAAACACCTGGAGGAAGCGCTTACCGCCATTATCAACGGCCAGTACCATGTGGAATACAGAAGCCTTCTGCATGTTGTCAATAACCGAACAGGCGACGAATATTATGCCTTGAATGACGCGGTGATTACACGCGGCGGATACGCAAGACTGATACGTGTTGATGTAACGGTGGACAGAAAAGAATACTGCACGTTTACTGCAGACGGAATTATCGTGGCAACACCGACAGGATCAACCGGATATTCACTATCGGCGGGTGGACCGATTGTTGAACCGGGAATGAACTGTATGATTATTACGCCTGTATGTCCGCACAGTATGCAGCACTGCCCCTGTATTGTTTCGGAAAAAGCAGATATCCGGCTTTTGCTGAAACCGGAAAGGGAACAAACCGCAGAACTTCAGATCGACGGGCAGAACATGGGAAGTCTAAGCGCTGGAGATACAGTACATGTCACCGGTACTGACCGGAAAATCAGCCTGATTCGTCTGCATCCATATGATTTTTTCGGACTGACACGCAGAAAACTCAGTGAATGGGGTTCATAA